One window from the genome of Natronomonas pharaonis DSM 2160 encodes:
- a CDS encoding heavy metal translocating P-type ATPase encodes MSDPDFDFDSDPALDTDDTCRLCDLPLPASPVAGADTEGEFCCRGCLEVQRSLGDLDQEAAAAVRNRVGGDAPDESDDRGEAAFFAVDGMHCTTCEAFLEGRAEALDGVYSVEASYATDTVRVNYDPEAVDESALPEQLSGYGYEAGERADGRHGDETNAVAKFLAGGGFFGMMVMMWYVLFLYPTYFGYDPVVDLDGYVGLYVFANIWLMTSFVLFYTGWPIIRGAYVSLRAGAPNMDLLVTLAACSAYAYSTLAMLVGRTDLYFDVSVAVILVVTAGGYYESRIKQRAVGLLSELTEQQVDKARRENGETVPVSEVAAGDRLLVRPGERVPLDAEVVEGSAAVDESLITGESHPVTKRPGDGVAGGTVVTDAPLVVAVDEGAESTLDRLVELLWSIQSRSPGVQRLADRLATIFVPLVIVVATVITAWMLVAGNPVTAALLVGLTVLIVSCPCALGLATPLAIASGVGAATERGIVVATETVFEEAADIETVVLDKTGTLTQGSMAVTDVHADDAEPVVERAAAVEALSEHPIAEAIVEYDAAGDMAADGGVVEESPTDSGSDRSADAAIADADGFERHSRGVVAPVDDETVVVGHPDLLRHNGLSVEERYSDHIEATRANGDVPVAVGWGGRCRGVIVVGDTPRPEWREAVESLSRNRSVVVLTGDEGAAADRFRSVDGVDEVFAGVPPEAKAETVRRLRGDGSVAMVGDGSNDAPALAAADLGIALASGTKLATDAADAVIVRDDLHAIEETFHIAERTNSRIRQNLGWAFVYNGLAIPMAVTGVLNPLLAAAAMALSSTLVVSNSVRSLVDYE; translated from the coding sequence ATGTCAGACCCCGACTTCGACTTCGACTCCGACCCCGCCCTCGACACCGACGACACCTGTCGGCTCTGTGACCTCCCGCTCCCCGCGTCGCCAGTTGCTGGTGCCGACACCGAAGGGGAGTTCTGCTGTCGGGGCTGTCTGGAGGTCCAGCGGTCACTCGGCGACCTCGACCAGGAGGCCGCGGCAGCGGTCCGGAACCGAGTCGGCGGGGACGCCCCCGACGAGAGCGACGACCGTGGCGAGGCCGCCTTTTTCGCCGTCGACGGAATGCACTGTACCACCTGTGAAGCATTCCTCGAAGGGCGGGCCGAGGCCCTCGACGGCGTCTACAGCGTCGAGGCAAGCTATGCGACCGACACTGTCCGGGTTAACTACGACCCGGAAGCGGTCGACGAGTCAGCGCTTCCCGAACAGCTCTCCGGCTACGGCTACGAGGCCGGCGAGCGGGCGGACGGACGGCACGGCGACGAGACCAACGCGGTCGCGAAGTTCCTCGCCGGTGGCGGCTTCTTCGGGATGATGGTGATGATGTGGTATGTCCTCTTTTTGTATCCGACATACTTCGGCTACGACCCGGTTGTCGACCTCGATGGATACGTCGGCCTGTACGTCTTCGCCAATATCTGGCTAATGACGTCGTTTGTCCTGTTCTACACCGGCTGGCCGATTATCCGCGGCGCGTACGTCAGCCTCAGAGCCGGCGCGCCGAACATGGACCTGCTGGTGACGCTTGCGGCCTGCAGTGCCTACGCCTACAGCACGCTCGCGATGCTCGTCGGGCGTACGGACCTGTACTTCGACGTCTCCGTCGCCGTCATCCTCGTGGTGACGGCTGGGGGCTACTACGAGAGCCGCATCAAGCAGCGGGCAGTCGGGCTGCTGTCGGAGTTGACCGAACAGCAGGTCGACAAAGCCCGCCGTGAGAACGGCGAGACCGTCCCTGTCTCGGAGGTGGCGGCCGGCGACCGGCTGCTCGTCCGACCGGGCGAGCGGGTCCCGCTCGACGCTGAAGTCGTCGAGGGGTCAGCCGCCGTCGACGAGTCGCTCATCACCGGCGAGTCCCACCCCGTGACGAAACGGCCGGGCGACGGCGTTGCAGGGGGTACCGTCGTCACCGACGCCCCGCTCGTTGTTGCGGTCGACGAGGGGGCCGAGAGTACGCTGGACCGACTTGTTGAGCTGCTGTGGTCGATACAGAGCCGCTCCCCGGGCGTCCAGCGGCTCGCCGACCGACTGGCGACGATTTTCGTCCCGCTCGTCATCGTGGTCGCGACGGTCATCACTGCGTGGATGCTCGTCGCTGGCAACCCTGTCACGGCCGCCCTCTTGGTCGGATTGACCGTTCTTATCGTTTCCTGTCCGTGCGCGCTCGGGTTGGCGACGCCGCTGGCTATCGCCTCCGGTGTCGGCGCTGCCACCGAGCGTGGTATCGTGGTCGCCACCGAGACCGTCTTTGAGGAAGCGGCAGACATCGAAACGGTCGTCCTCGACAAGACCGGCACGCTCACGCAGGGGTCGATGGCGGTTACGGACGTCCACGCGGACGACGCCGAACCCGTCGTCGAGCGGGCTGCGGCCGTCGAAGCACTCTCCGAGCACCCCATCGCCGAAGCTATCGTCGAATACGATGCAGCCGGAGATATGGCGGCCGATGGTGGTGTTGTCGAAGAATCACCGACCGACTCCGGTAGCGACCGGTCCGCCGACGCAGCCATCGCTGACGCCGACGGCTTCGAACGGCACTCCCGCGGTGTCGTCGCGCCCGTGGACGACGAGACGGTCGTCGTCGGCCACCCCGATTTGCTACGGCACAACGGCCTGTCGGTCGAGGAACGGTATTCCGACCACATCGAGGCGACCAGAGCCAACGGTGACGTACCGGTGGCAGTCGGCTGGGGCGGCCGCTGCCGCGGCGTCATCGTCGTCGGGGACACACCACGCCCAGAGTGGCGTGAAGCCGTCGAGTCGCTGTCACGCAACCGGTCGGTTGTCGTCCTTACCGGCGATGAGGGGGCTGCCGCAGACCGATTCCGTTCTGTTGACGGCGTTGACGAGGTGTTCGCCGGGGTGCCCCCCGAGGCGAAAGCCGAAACCGTTCGCCGGCTTCGCGGCGACGGCTCCGTGGCAATGGTCGGCGACGGCAGCAACGACGCGCCGGCGCTCGCAGCGGCCGACCTCGGTATCGCGCTCGCCAGCGGCACGAAGCTAGCGACTGACGCCGCCGACGCCGTCATTGTCCGTGATGACCTCCACGCCATCGAGGAGACGTTCCACATCGCCGAGCGGACGAACAGCCGCATCCGACAGAACCTCGGCTGGGCGTTCGTCTACAACGGGCTGGCGATTCCGATGGCTGTTACCGGCGTTCTCAACCCGCTACTTGCGGCCGCCGCCATGGCGCTTTCGAGCACGCTTGTGGTGTCGAACTCGGTTCGGTCGCTCGTCGACTACGAGTAG
- a CDS encoding universal stress protein codes for MTHIVLVIDDDEERARTAAEQVTDLDWDTDALDVTVLHVFTDNVEGATISQFGPAREARDVLEAAGVDVTLAETSGDPADKIVTYAADEDADVICLSGRKRSPAGKAVFGSVSQSVMLNSDRPVLFCPPE; via the coding sequence ATGACCCACATCGTACTGGTTATCGACGACGACGAGGAGCGGGCGCGGACGGCAGCCGAGCAGGTCACTGACCTCGACTGGGACACGGATGCGCTGGATGTGACGGTCCTGCACGTGTTCACTGACAACGTCGAGGGGGCGACGATAAGCCAGTTCGGCCCGGCCCGGGAGGCCCGTGACGTACTGGAGGCGGCGGGTGTCGACGTGACGCTGGCGGAGACGAGCGGCGACCCTGCGGACAAGATTGTCACGTACGCTGCCGACGAGGACGCGGATGTTATCTGTCTGTCGGGCCGCAAGCGGTCGCCGGCCGGCAAGGCAGTGTTCGGCAGCGTCTCCCAGTCGGTGATGCTGAACAGCGACCGCCCGGTGCTGTTCTGCCCGCCGGAGTAG
- a CDS encoding asparagine synthase C-terminal domain-containing protein, whose translation MQGTAVEAVRECLETKAPLAGTCGFAGELDGGVVRDVLGRYPAFTEPETPSAWSPDPTDLSEPEPVPAGCIRTADGDRQVWSLPDPEPVADTDRAVSAVADAIDAAIDSVDGAPAVAFSGGIDSSLLAAGLDGPLYVGGFEGSHDITAARSAADLLDRRVRVVEFTHADLERATPTVVEATGRSNPMDVQLALSLYLIAEAVAEDGHDRLALGQGADELFGGYAKVAKAPADPRVDADTVRGARREVVGSLPSQLERDVLAVRAAGIEPVTPLLCDGVVSAALRLPAELLVAGDTRKVALRRAAETVPDGGVPADIRDREKKALQYGSLLAREFDRLARQAGFKRRMDNHLGKYIEDRCQDA comes from the coding sequence ATGCAGGGGACGGCTGTCGAGGCCGTCCGCGAGTGCCTCGAAACAAAAGCCCCGCTGGCTGGGACCTGCGGGTTCGCTGGTGAACTCGATGGGGGCGTCGTCCGGGATGTCCTCGGCCGCTATCCGGCCTTTACCGAGCCCGAGACTCCCTCAGCGTGGAGCCCTGACCCAACCGACCTCTCCGAGCCGGAGCCGGTCCCCGCCGGCTGTATCCGGACCGCCGACGGCGACAGACAGGTGTGGTCGCTCCCCGACCCGGAGCCGGTCGCGGATACCGACCGTGCCGTTTCGGCAGTCGCCGACGCTATCGACGCCGCAATCGACAGCGTCGACGGCGCGCCAGCGGTCGCCTTTTCCGGCGGCATTGATTCGTCGCTGCTCGCGGCCGGCCTCGACGGCCCGCTGTACGTTGGCGGCTTCGAGGGCAGCCACGACATTACGGCAGCCCGTTCGGCGGCCGACCTGCTCGACCGGCGGGTCCGGGTTGTCGAATTCACTCACGCCGACCTCGAACGGGCGACGCCGACGGTCGTCGAGGCGACCGGGCGCTCGAACCCCATGGATGTCCAGCTTGCGCTGTCGCTGTATCTCATCGCCGAGGCGGTCGCTGAGGACGGCCACGACCGGCTCGCGCTCGGACAGGGGGCCGACGAGCTGTTCGGCGGCTACGCGAAAGTGGCGAAAGCCCCTGCGGACCCCCGCGTCGACGCCGACACCGTTCGTGGCGCACGCCGGGAGGTCGTCGGGTCACTGCCGTCACAGCTCGAACGGGACGTGCTGGCAGTGCGGGCCGCGGGCATCGAGCCCGTGACGCCGCTGCTGTGTGATGGCGTGGTTTCGGCAGCGCTCCGGCTTCCGGCCGAGCTACTCGTCGCGGGTGATACCCGGAAGGTGGCTCTCCGCCGTGCGGCCGAAACCGTCCCCGACGGCGGCGTGCCGGCTGACATCCGCGACCGCGAAAAGAAGGCGCTCCAGTACGGGAGCCTCCTCGCCCGGGAGTTCGACCGGCTTGCCCGACAGGCCGGCTTCAAGCGCCGGATGGACAACCACCTCGGCAAGTATATCGAGGACCGCTGTCAGGACGCCTGA
- a CDS encoding PHP domain-containing protein, with amino-acid sequence MLSVELHAHSSLSYDGRDPVELLLEQAEAVGLDALAVTDHDEIDASLAAASKAADYGLVGIPGMEVSSAAGHILALGVEELVPAGLSYDETLDRIRDQGGIAVVPHPFQTSRHGVAPHITDAQLAAADAIEVYNSRLFTGRANRQAERFAERYDVPMTAGSDAHIAEMVGQAVTEVDAYHRSAEGILDAIAEGRTSVVGKRTPWAISIQQFGGGVTRRIAGLLPW; translated from the coding sequence GTGCTGTCGGTCGAGCTTCACGCCCACTCATCGCTGTCCTACGACGGCCGCGACCCCGTCGAACTGCTCTTAGAGCAGGCCGAAGCGGTCGGCCTCGATGCGCTCGCGGTCACCGACCACGACGAAATCGACGCTTCCTTAGCGGCTGCGTCGAAGGCCGCAGACTACGGATTGGTTGGTATCCCCGGTATGGAGGTTTCCAGTGCCGCAGGCCACATTCTCGCACTCGGCGTCGAGGAACTCGTTCCCGCCGGCCTGAGTTACGATGAGACGCTTGACCGTATCCGCGACCAGGGTGGAATTGCCGTCGTTCCCCACCCGTTCCAGACGTCCCGCCACGGCGTTGCCCCGCATATCACTGACGCCCAGTTGGCGGCTGCCGACGCCATCGAGGTCTACAACTCCCGGCTCTTTACCGGCCGTGCAAACCGGCAGGCCGAGCGGTTCGCCGAACGGTACGACGTGCCGATGACTGCCGGCAGTGATGCGCACATCGCCGAGATGGTGGGGCAAGCCGTTACCGAAGTCGACGCCTACCATCGCAGCGCCGAAGGAATTTTGGACGCCATCGCCGAGGGACGAACGAGCGTCGTCGGCAAACGGACGCCGTGGGCGATTAGCATCCAACAGTTCGGCGGCGGTGTTACCCGCCGCATTGCCGGATTACTGCCATGGTAG
- the purL gene encoding phosphoribosylformylglycinamidine synthase subunit PurL gives MSLSPSDRELVTEELGREPTPAEEALFENLWSEHCAYRSSQPLLSAFESEGDRVVVGPGDDAAVVALPDPETGENSDTYITMGIESHNHPSYVDPFDGAATGVGGIVRDTMSMGAYPIALADSLYFGDFDREHSKYLFEGVVEGISHYGNCIGVPTVTGSVAFHDDYEGNPLVNVACVGLTDDERLVTAEAQTPGNKLVLFGNATGRDGLGGASFASEDLDEDAETEDRPAVQVGDPYAEKRLIEANEELVDDSLVRAARDLGAAGLGGASSELVAKGGLGAHIELDRVHQREPNMNALEILLAESQERMCYEVRPEDVDAVAAVADKYDLGCSVIGDVTDGNYVCTFDGETVVDCDAEYLADGAPMNDLDHVEPTQPDRDRPSPDLETAFEAVVAAPNTASKEWVYRQYDHEVGTRTALKPGDDAALMAVREAGVGLAFSSGADPNWTDTAPYDGARAVALENATNIAAKGALPLAAVDCLNGGNPEKPDVYGGFRGIVNGLADMCSTLDVPVVGGNVSLYNDSPSGPIPPTPTLAMTGTKPGYDAPPAALSGDGDLLVVGDGGDLELGGSELLAQFGGSDQFPALPDSPAAFIEAVADIADLDSTHATHDVSHGGLAVALAELVGDAGADVDLAGSPDALSVLFSEAVGRVVVETTDPEAVKERLDGVAPVEHIGHATDSGRLELSVGDETLSYSAADIASLRSVIGETLE, from the coding sequence ATGAGCCTCTCGCCGTCGGACCGCGAACTCGTCACCGAGGAACTGGGTCGAGAGCCCACGCCCGCCGAGGAAGCGCTGTTCGAGAACCTCTGGAGCGAACACTGTGCGTACCGCTCGTCGCAGCCGCTGCTTTCGGCCTTCGAAAGCGAGGGCGACCGCGTCGTCGTCGGCCCCGGCGACGACGCTGCCGTCGTCGCGCTGCCGGACCCCGAAACCGGCGAAAACAGCGACACCTACATCACGATGGGTATCGAGAGCCACAACCACCCGTCCTACGTTGACCCCTTCGACGGGGCCGCGACCGGTGTCGGCGGCATCGTCCGGGATACGATGTCGATGGGCGCATATCCGATTGCGCTGGCTGACAGCCTCTATTTCGGCGACTTCGACCGCGAGCACTCGAAGTATCTCTTCGAGGGTGTCGTCGAGGGCATCTCCCACTACGGCAACTGTATCGGCGTCCCGACAGTGACCGGCTCCGTCGCCTTCCACGACGATTACGAGGGGAACCCGCTGGTCAACGTCGCCTGCGTCGGGCTGACTGACGACGAGCGGCTAGTGACTGCCGAAGCACAGACGCCGGGGAACAAGCTGGTTCTGTTCGGAAACGCGACCGGCCGAGACGGGCTTGGCGGTGCGTCCTTCGCCAGCGAGGACCTCGACGAGGACGCAGAGACGGAGGACCGCCCAGCCGTGCAGGTCGGCGACCCGTATGCTGAAAAACGACTTATCGAGGCCAACGAGGAACTCGTCGACGATAGCCTCGTTCGCGCGGCCCGGGACCTCGGCGCGGCCGGTCTCGGCGGCGCGTCTTCCGAACTCGTCGCCAAGGGTGGCCTCGGCGCTCACATCGAACTCGACCGGGTCCACCAGCGCGAGCCGAACATGAACGCCCTCGAAATCCTGCTCGCCGAGTCCCAAGAGCGGATGTGCTATGAGGTCCGCCCCGAAGATGTCGATGCGGTCGCGGCCGTCGCCGACAAGTACGACCTCGGCTGCTCGGTCATCGGAGACGTCACCGACGGCAACTACGTCTGTACTTTCGACGGCGAGACGGTCGTCGACTGTGATGCCGAGTATCTGGCCGACGGCGCGCCGATGAACGACCTCGACCACGTTGAACCGACACAGCCGGACCGGGACCGACCGAGCCCTGACCTTGAGACGGCCTTCGAAGCCGTTGTCGCGGCTCCGAACACCGCCTCGAAGGAATGGGTCTACCGTCAGTACGACCACGAGGTCGGGACCCGAACGGCGCTCAAGCCGGGCGACGACGCCGCGCTGATGGCGGTCCGGGAAGCCGGCGTCGGCCTCGCCTTCTCGTCGGGGGCAGACCCCAACTGGACCGATACGGCTCCCTACGATGGTGCCCGCGCGGTCGCCCTCGAGAATGCGACCAACATCGCCGCCAAGGGCGCGCTGCCGCTTGCTGCAGTCGACTGTCTCAACGGCGGCAACCCGGAGAAACCGGACGTGTACGGCGGCTTCCGGGGTATCGTCAACGGGCTGGCAGACATGTGTTCGACACTCGATGTTCCGGTCGTCGGCGGCAACGTCTCGCTGTACAACGACTCGCCGTCGGGGCCGATTCCGCCGACGCCGACGCTGGCGATGACCGGCACCAAACCCGGATACGACGCTCCGCCGGCGGCGCTATCCGGCGACGGCGACCTGCTGGTCGTCGGCGACGGTGGCGACCTCGAGCTGGGTGGCTCGGAACTCTTGGCCCAGTTCGGCGGCAGCGACCAGTTCCCCGCTCTCCCCGATTCCCCTGCAGCGTTCATCGAGGCGGTAGCAGACATCGCCGACCTCGATAGTACGCATGCGACCCACGACGTGAGCCACGGTGGGCTGGCGGTGGCACTGGCCGAACTCGTCGGCGACGCTGGGGCCGACGTGGACCTTGCAGGCAGTCCCGACGCGCTTTCGGTGCTGTTCTCCGAAGCCGTTGGCCGCGTCGTCGTTGAGACGACCGACCCTGAGGCCGTCAAAGAACGGCTCGACGGCGTCGCGCCGGTAGAACACATCGGCCACGCGACAGACAGCGGCCGACTTGAGCTGTCGGTCGGCGACGAAACACTCTCCTACAGCGCGGCGGACATCGCCTCGCTGCGGTCGGTTATCGGCGAGACACTGGAATAG
- a CDS encoding phosphatase PAP2 family protein, which translates to MLFPFVIGRLAAVVLLLLLAGTVLFVGRERLALTRRELRTRIAAVAPYAGLLAVVLVANKVARDVGPDVSLLIGVGITGQLERIDRQILWPLFREETPQFVVWLQSMATQELTAYFSFIYVYGYVFLLVFPLVAYFALPRPEPLRRTIVAYCANYVIGVVCYVLFIAYGPRNIIVEQADGLLYSQYAQYQFVTTAVNDETNVFPSLHTSMAVTAALLAWTTRDEYPLWVPVAALLAVSVAISTMYLGIHWATDVVFGIALAWVSVELGKRYEETPPTLGRLKAGAGRVWRAIPVSRR; encoded by the coding sequence GTGCTGTTTCCGTTCGTCATCGGCCGTCTGGCCGCGGTGGTGTTGCTGTTGCTCCTCGCTGGGACCGTTTTGTTTGTGGGTCGCGAGCGTCTCGCGTTGACCCGGCGTGAACTCCGGACGCGAATCGCTGCCGTCGCACCGTATGCGGGGCTACTCGCCGTCGTACTCGTCGCCAACAAGGTCGCACGCGATGTCGGCCCCGACGTGTCGCTGCTCATCGGCGTCGGCATCACCGGCCAGTTAGAGCGGATCGACCGACAGATACTGTGGCCGCTGTTTCGCGAGGAAACGCCCCAGTTTGTCGTCTGGCTGCAGTCGATGGCGACACAGGAACTCACCGCGTACTTTTCGTTCATCTACGTCTATGGCTACGTCTTCCTGCTCGTTTTTCCGCTCGTAGCCTACTTCGCTTTGCCACGGCCTGAACCGCTCCGCCGGACCATCGTCGCCTACTGTGCCAACTACGTCATCGGCGTCGTCTGTTACGTCCTGTTTATCGCCTACGGGCCGCGGAACATCATCGTCGAACAGGCCGACGGACTGCTTTATAGCCAGTACGCCCAGTACCAGTTCGTGACGACGGCTGTCAACGACGAAACGAACGTCTTTCCGTCGCTACACACATCGATGGCTGTCACAGCGGCGCTGCTGGCGTGGACGACACGCGATGAGTATCCGCTGTGGGTGCCGGTAGCGGCGTTGCTCGCCGTCAGTGTCGCCATCTCAACGATGTACCTCGGTATTCACTGGGCGACCGACGTGGTGTTCGGCATCGCGCTCGCGTGGGTGAGCGTCGAACTCGGCAAGCGATACGAGGAGACGCCGCCGACGCTCGGCCGGCTCAAGGCCGGAGCCGGACGAGTGTGGCGTGCTATTCCAGTGTCTCGCCGATAA
- a CDS encoding ABC transporter substrate-binding protein — MTPGQSMRRRAFLAAASTGTAAATAGCVRELRNLVGRQRARQLSLTIAHPPAADDPYAVRIANRLADNLARSGIDTVLDPMADDVLLREILVNHDFDIYVARYPGEGDPDQLRSLLYSTYAEEAGWQNPVGFSDIAMDETLDRQRTETGDERVETVREIQRQVVDEQPFTVVAYPDRIAGVRTDRYTDWPDGGLTLPADYLTLRRLADVDTVELLLRDNRATHNRNPLSAEHRNQGDIIGLLYDPLVRQTRTGPIPWLARDIDWTEHDGSLVAAADLRAATWHDGHPVVPDDVAFTYRFLSDTSLDTFETPVPTPWRRGCVSLIDHIETNAPEGELRIQFTTSNRDLARRALTVPVLPEHVWHSRSDAADLAGIDIVGGTTEALVTANEAAVGSGPLELAAATVDESLELSVFDDHFLYGGDTDGIPDRLAGEPPFERLRFTVAPSHDAAVELLSAGSADATADGLQADVVSRVQRDESLSLRIARSNQFYHIGYNCRRAPTSDPHFRRAVARHIDRADIVAESMGGYADPSEVPFTGEWVPNDLRWDGQASLSFFGEDGEINAEAAREAFQDAGYQYDDGQLVRRS; from the coding sequence ATGACTCCTGGGCAGTCGATGCGCCGCCGTGCGTTCCTCGCGGCGGCGTCGACAGGCACGGCGGCGGCTACCGCCGGCTGTGTCCGGGAGTTGCGAAACCTCGTCGGTCGCCAGCGGGCGCGGCAACTCAGCCTCACTATCGCCCATCCACCCGCTGCCGATGACCCGTATGCCGTGCGCATTGCCAACCGGCTCGCGGACAACCTCGCCCGCTCCGGCATCGATACCGTCCTCGACCCGATGGCCGATGACGTGCTGCTCCGTGAGATTCTCGTCAACCACGACTTCGACATCTACGTCGCTCGCTATCCGGGCGAAGGCGACCCTGACCAACTCCGGTCGCTGTTGTACTCGACGTACGCCGAGGAAGCCGGCTGGCAGAACCCGGTCGGTTTCAGCGACATCGCAATGGACGAGACGCTGGACAGACAGCGGACCGAAACCGGCGACGAACGCGTCGAGACTGTTCGGGAGATTCAGCGACAAGTCGTCGACGAACAGCCGTTTACTGTCGTCGCCTATCCGGACCGCATCGCGGGAGTCAGAACGGACCGGTACACCGATTGGCCCGACGGTGGCCTCACGCTCCCGGCCGATTATCTCACACTTCGCCGCCTCGCAGATGTCGACACCGTCGAACTGCTCCTCCGTGACAACCGGGCCACTCACAATCGGAACCCGCTCTCCGCAGAGCACCGAAACCAGGGCGACATTATCGGTCTCCTGTATGACCCGTTGGTCAGACAGACCCGTACCGGTCCGATTCCGTGGCTTGCCCGGGATATCGACTGGACGGAGCACGACGGTAGCTTAGTGGCCGCTGCCGACCTGCGGGCCGCAACGTGGCACGACGGCCACCCTGTCGTTCCCGACGATGTGGCGTTCACATACAGGTTCCTCAGCGATACCTCACTTGACACCTTCGAGACACCTGTTCCGACACCGTGGCGTCGTGGTTGTGTCTCGCTTATAGACCACATCGAAACCAATGCCCCAGAGGGTGAGTTGCGAATACAGTTCACAACTAGCAACAGAGACCTAGCACGGAGAGCACTAACAGTGCCGGTACTGCCCGAACACGTCTGGCACTCCCGAAGCGATGCTGCTGACCTCGCCGGGATTGACATCGTCGGTGGCACGACGGAGGCGCTTGTCACCGCGAACGAGGCGGCCGTCGGCAGCGGCCCGCTGGAGCTCGCCGCCGCGACTGTTGATGAATCTCTCGAGCTGTCCGTCTTCGACGACCACTTCCTGTACGGCGGCGACACCGACGGTATCCCTGACCGGCTTGCCGGGGAGCCACCGTTCGAGCGACTCCGGTTCACCGTCGCCCCATCGCACGATGCGGCGGTAGAGCTCCTCAGTGCCGGGTCCGCCGACGCGACCGCCGACGGTCTGCAAGCCGATGTCGTCTCACGGGTACAGCGCGATGAGTCGCTGTCGCTCCGTATCGCCCGCTCCAACCAGTTCTACCACATCGGGTACAACTGCCGGCGGGCACCGACATCCGACCCACACTTCCGTCGGGCCGTCGCCAGACACATCGACCGCGCTGACATCGTCGCCGAATCGATGGGTGGATACGCTGACCCGTCCGAGGTTCCCTTTACCGGCGAGTGGGTACCCAACGATCTCCGGTGGGACGGGCAGGCGAGCCTGTCGTTCTTCGGCGAGGACGGTGAAATCAACGCCGAGGCAGCCCGCGAAGCCTTCCAAGACGCCGGCTATCAGTACGACGATGGACAGCTCGTCAGGAGGTCGTAG